One genomic segment of Acetonema longum DSM 6540 includes these proteins:
- the rplQ gene encoding 50S ribosomal protein L17, with translation MAYRKLGRDSSARKALLRSILTSFFAHGRIETTEAKAKETASLADQMITLAKRGDLHARRQVLSFLMDEEVTKKLFDIIAPKYQERQGGYTRVLKLGPRRGDAAPMAILELV, from the coding sequence ATGGCCTACAGAAAGTTAGGACGTGACTCCAGCGCTCGTAAAGCGCTGTTGCGCAGTATTTTGACTTCCTTCTTCGCCCATGGGCGCATTGAGACAACGGAGGCGAAAGCCAAAGAAACTGCCTCGCTGGCTGATCAGATGATCACACTGGCTAAACGCGGTGATCTCCATGCACGCCGTCAGGTGTTATCTTTTCTCATGGATGAAGAAGTGACTAAAAAGTTATTTGATATCATTGCACCAAAGTACCAGGAGCGTCAAGGCGGCTATACCCGTGTCTTGAAACTGGGACCCCGCCGCGGCGATGCCGCTCCCATGGCTATTCTGGAACTGGTGTAA